A stretch of DNA from Anaerobacillus isosaccharinicus:
ACGAATGGAAAGCTCGTTAATCCCTCTAAGAATTATGACTGAACGGTAATTAGGCTTCAGATTTGATATAGCAGCGTGAACAACTTCTTTCTGCTCTTTCGTCTCAAGTACCTCATCAGGATTTTGTTCTTTGGAAACTAAACCTGTAAAAAAGCCCTCTTTAAAAATCGAAGTAAATTTACTACGACGAAAATGATCAACAGCGACGTTTCGTGCAATCGTCAATACCCATGTTTTAAGACGGTATTGACGATTGAAGCTTGAAAGCGACTTTAACACTTGGATAAATACTTCTTGCGTTAAATCTTCAGCTTCATTTCTACTTCCAGTAAAACATATTAAAAAATGATAAACATCTCGGTAGTACTCATCATATATTTGTTCAATTTTTTCCTCTAAATGACCCTGATCACTCACTACTTCCCCTCCTTACACTATTATAGACTCTCGGCATTTGCCGAGCCTTGTGGCTCAAGGTTTTCTTGAACCAATTTATTTGTATCCCTCCTATTTCTAGGTGGGATTTTTACTTTAGTTTTCTTCTTCAATTGGAAATTAATTGTTGAAAAATATCATAAAAAAACTAAAAAAACACTTGACTTTTTAGTGGAACCCCAATAATCGCCGAGGAGGAATTGACTTCCTAACAATACGGTGAAATGGGGGATTTAAATGAAACCTGCGCTAATACCACATATCTCATATCAAAACTTCGTTTTAGACCAATTAAATACTCATTACTCAGGCGGTATACTGACTCTCGTACAAAAAGATTGGACTATTATCTCGAAGTTATGGATCACGGATCTTTCGTTTACCACTACGTGGCTTCATGATTCATATTCAGTTAAAGGTCCTGAGCCACGTGATCCTGCTTCCATGCTTCGCTCTTATCTTTTGTGTTTATTGACAAGTCCGACCCTGAGTATTACAGAATGGGTGAACCAACTCCATCGTGTTCCTCTTTACACGATCCTTAGCGGCTTTGAACCTGGGGATGTTCCAGGTGTCGGTACTTTTTATGACTTCTTCAGACGGCTATCAGGTTTTGAGAAGGCTAATGTAAAACCTTTTATTAAGCTCAAACGAAAAAAGAAGAAGAAGAAAAAACCGAAAAAGGGTGAAAAA
This window harbors:
- a CDS encoding RNA polymerase sigma factor, with translation MSDQGHLEEKIEQIYDEYYRDVYHFLICFTGSRNEAEDLTQEVFIQVLKSLSSFNRQYRLKTWVLTIARNVAVDHFRRSKFTSIFKEGFFTGLVSKEQNPDEVLETKEQKEVVHAAISNLKPNYRSVIILRGINELSIRETADILGCSEAKVKVDYFRGLKKLESNLKFDLEEGTEHAK